Genomic DNA from Setaria italica strain Yugu1 chromosome V, Setaria_italica_v2.0, whole genome shotgun sequence:
CTCCTTTGAGATTTACCGTGCCTGCCCCTTTTGTTTACCTGTACCTCATTTAGTTTTTTGAAAGTAACAATTGAATGCTTCAACTAATCCATGATAGGAGGCGTTTGTGCCCCAAAGATCGTAATCATTTGCCATCATTTGTCGATCACTAGGAGACTTCAACATAAGCTGACTATGTAAGTAATTAAGATATTCGGAATACAAGTGGCAAATATTCAATACCTGCTTCTGCTTGTGAACTGTAACCACCAGAATCATGAGCAACTACTTGTCGAAGTAGACATTGCCAGTAACTCCAAGCTCACAGATAACCTTCACAATGAGAATGTGTAGATCAATATTGTCATAGGATTACGTTATTTGGCCTTTCATCTTTGGTAGACAAATATGATCTCATGTCTTCGTTTTGTACTGGTAATCTCGTGGGTACTTTTGCTGTTGGCTTGGGTCACACACTCACACTGCAGGGGCCTAATTCACCGTACCCAGCGTTATTGGAAGAACCAATCGAGTGCCGTAAACGAGGTTTCGCAGTTCGCAACCTGCATCGAATGAACTGTACGTAAGCGCTTAGCTAGTTGAAGAAGATGGATCCGTGGAGGAAGCAGACGGATCCTCCGTGGATCCGCAGTTAGGATGGAGCAACAGGGAAATCAGTGTTTCCGGGTAGCAATTTCTAGGCGCATGGATCGTGCCATCGTGGGGTTGCCTTGAAGAATCCCCTTCTTAGAGATTTGATACACCCAACCCACATGTGTGTGCAGTTGATGAGCTTGATCTCCCCTCCCAGCTCGTAGGACCTCGTTGCAGTCTTGCTGGGCTCATGCTGCACGTACCTGCCCATGACTTGATCCAGAGTGGTTTATCATGGCCTGCATATATCTGCACGACACGCACGAGCTAGCATGCGGTTTGCCCAGAAGAATGTCATAAACATACCATTGAACTAGGTGAAGTGCAGTAAAATGAAACTCCGGTTATGCAGCATAGTCAAATACATGGAATGATGATGTATAGTCTTACGCGTAGCTTTggaacagtttttttttttttacgatATTCACATAACCACATTGTTACTGTAGCACTCAAAATTCTTTGTTCTCCATGTACAAGCACCTCACTAAAGATAAATACGACGCTTACCACTAAAAGAATCGTGTTGTTTCTTAAAAAATAGGTATGAGTATTTTAATGGAACGCGAACCTAGATGGATATTGTAACCTGATGCTCTTCCCTTTAACCTTACATTTATGGTGGAGTGAATCCCTTATTTTCTTCTCAAGATATCGTCTTCTCACCTTGtttataaaaaaacaaataagtAAGCAATGTTATGTGATGTACCAAATTTATGGCATATCATTGTACATCCTTTACTCTTTTATTATTTTACATATAGCACGTAGAATATTAATAGACCAAGTAGTATGTAAACATGAGCATTATCCTAATAATATCTTTTCTTTTCCATATCACATTTGCGATGTTACGTAACATTATGTCTACATGATTCTTTATTTTTCACACAGAAGTACAATAGAACACTTATAGTCAACGTAAATAAAATATTCAATTGTCAAATGTAACCACTAAGGCCAGCTCCGGTGTACAAAATAATCAAACCGTGATGGTGAAAAAAACGAATAGAGCACATAGTGGAGGTCAAATGATATGTGTCAGAACAGAACAACTTCCAAATAGCATTCGAACTTTGATGAATAAAATGCGATATCTAGCGCATGGTGGATGGATAGAGGCAACGTCCGACTTTTCTTCTGTTCATGTGAGATTTCTTTTTATTGCGAAGAGGGTCCCACTAATCGATGTCTGCACTGGAGGTATCGAACATTAGTTTTATTCATTTTCTATAGACATCAACAGTTGACGCAGCACTCGAGTTGACCTAACATAACTCCTTTTCCCACTCACACTCTTCCTTACATAAGAAGATCCTAAAACTCTAGGAACCACTCCTTATGACTATGACCTCCTTTATTTTCTCATCTCAAGCCGCACTGAGCCACAGCACTCCTTGAGGTTTGCATGCAACCACTACAAAACCTCTAAACATTTTTACTACAGTAAATCTAGATCTCAACGTCCCATATAACCGCCAATAGACCATCCTCCCCACCTCTCCCACGCCCTCCCCTGTCTCGCTCGCAACGCTGCAGCAAGCCATGGGCGTGAGCACTACTGACTTGTCCGCGCCAACCCGCTCCGTGAACCTGTCGGGGTGCATGGCCACGGCCTCttcctcgacctcctcctccagcaccaCTACGTGGCCGCGGGCAGACAAGcaccggggcgccgccgccgtcgtccggcGCGCGCAGCTCGTCCTGTCGCGTGACGCTGGCTGGTGCGGGCTGCGCGCGTGGCGGCGGCTGATCAGGCGGTTGGCGCAGGAGACCAAGTGCATCTGCAGCTCTCCGACGGCGGCCACGGGCAGGCCCATCACGTTCGGCTACGACGCCGCCAGCTATGCCAAGAACTTCGACGACGGCCGCAgccccgcgccgcgctgcgccgcccccgtcatcgtcgtcgccagTGCCGTCGATGATTCGAGAGGCAGCTGAGCCGGATATTCGTTCTATTCTCCCCTCGTCGATCCCCTTCCGGTCtttattttcccttttcttttcgttgtttttttatttccttctctttctagCACCTCCTTGGTGATGGTGATATTGGTGTTGTAATGACCTGCCTCATCAATACCTCACGCGTATCTAGTAATTTTGTACATAGCTTTCGATATAACACGATTGGAGTTCGGCCAAATGCAGGCAATGCATGATCCTCTGAATCTCATCTCTTGGTAAGCAATTTTAATCAGAATTCAGATATTGCAGGAAGCCATTTTCTGCCCGATCTCTCGAATATCCTGCAGATTTTCTCATCGAAATATTGAATTCGGAGGATCAATTTTATCCtgatctctctttttttatcttttctgCCCTCTGCCCAATATAAGGATAATGCTCCTCTGCTTATTCATCTCGATATTTGAGTGTCTTGTCTGATCGATAGGGTGGTTAAAGGAGAtcataaaagaaaagggccAAGTGGAAGGACCATGCAACCATGATTTACAGAGGGAAAAGGCAAAAGTAGGAGGGAATTTATTGGTCATGATCTCAAGCAGGACCATATTGAATTTGTTTTCTGTCAATGTGCTTTACCAGCACCATTTCTCCAATCCAGCGAAATGTTCCCTTGCAAATCAGGCCCCCTTTGGAAAGCAATTTTTTACATGTAATATTGTGTGGCAATTCATTGAATTGCTTACACATATTCTGCAATTCATGTGTTCCAAATGGTTGGGAATGCCATTGCAAACTTTTCTCTTTCTGGTGTTGCCTTGTAGGGCTTGATTCGTTGTCGCTTGCTCCTCATTGGCCTTGCCCCTACACAACGGTTGCTTCCTGCAAGAGCAAGGCCATTTGGTGTGTAGGTTGGTAGGTGTTGCAATGGACTTGGGTCTGGGCTCCATCACAAAAGCAAGGGAAAGTTGAGCTATTTGAGGCTTCCCCGGCTGCCCTCTCCGGCCGGAAAAAGGCAGAAGCTTCCTTCTCGTCAGGGCTGCCTCTCCAAGATGTTTTCTGCTGCGTAGAGAGAATTTTCAGGTTCAGCTACCGGCCGGCGGGTCAGCACGCGCGCCGAGGCTGAATCAAATATGCGATGAGCCGATGAGtgcatcaattttttttattcactTGACCCATGGTTCAAACTTGAAACGTCAAATGCGATATGGAAAGATTCATAGTCTGAAGGCTAGACCAGCTTCACACTAAGGCAGAGTTCGTCGGAGCCAGAAGAGAGGAAACAACACTCACACTCCCAGTCGCGTCCTGACTTCTGAACTGAAGAATGTGTCATTACAAACCACATTAGCAACATGATCAGCTAGAATGAATTAACAACATAGGCACTGACAGCATCAGAAGCCAAAGGTACCAAACGATTACTAAAGGCACCACAACACAGGAAGATGACGCGATGCTCCCCCTCGTGGTCGCTGCAAGGACACGGACGAAAGGAACACGCGTATAAATGCACCTCAGTCTTGTAGCACGGTCACTGGGTGGGCGGCTGTAAATTGCGTGGTCCAAGCGGCAAACGGCTGTAGATTCCTGAACAATGCTCAGCAATGCCAGGACCGTTTAGAGTGTGGATGGCCATTAATTAGATCATAACAGtgagtattttttttacatgaGTATGGAACGTGTTATTAAATTCACTAAATTTTAATTTACGTTTAAAATCTATGATATCTAAAAGATCCAATTCATGATAGGGcagtttaatttattttattggATGAAACTAAGTTGTGAAGCATTTAAGAAATAACTACTATAGATATTATAAATTAGGTCAACACAACAAGGACTCCGTGGCCCAATGGATAAGGCGCTGGTCTACGGAACCAGAGATTCTGGGTTCGATCCCCAGCGGAGTCGTgggcttttttttattttgttttttttggggaaaagaatgtttttgttttttcctttgGTGTGTTGCCATGAATGAACAGCCGATAAATATTCAGACTTCAGAGACAGCGTTGCACCTAGCTAGCAAGCAGCAAAAATTCAGCCCACTGCACCAACTCTCTTAACATGGTGAATGATGGCGAATGTGGCTGTGCCTATGCTAGTAACAACATTTgagttgaaaaataaaatgtcTTATTAATTTATCGATACTATTCTTACATATCCCTTTAACCAAATTCTCAGTTACCACCGGAGTAATGAAACATTCTCAGTTGATAAAGGCACACACTGATTAGAAAGAGCATTTCTAACGACCCCCTTGCAACAGCGGATTAAGCTGTCACTATGACTTGACAGGAGATGGCACAGCTGCTGCTGTGTAGATGGATTTCAGCTGCCTGTTTATGAGCTTGCTGTCATAGAGAGCCAGCTGCAGCTCCATGCCGTCCGACCACCATTGCTGCAGCCCATGCGCCTCAAGGAACTTCTGCGGACCTTTTGATGTCACAAATAGCTTTGCGACAACATCACCGGCGATCTCACTTGCCTtgtgttgttgttgctgttcgTCGGAAGCATCATCTGCTGTTGTGGAAGGGCAAGAAGGAGCGTTGTAATAGCAGCAGATGTAATCACTGTTGTTGACGTATAAATGTGGCACCCATTTCTTCTCAGTGCGCAATCTCTTCTTGTCACTCGCCTCCTCCTTGGCACTCTCAAGGGGTGTTGTTGCTTCTTCCTTCATTGGCAGGCTTGCTTTGACTTTCTTCCACAGGTAGCTGGCCTTCTCACTCATGCTCCTTACACCCATGGCCAATGAAACAGAAGGTGGATTAAATAGATGACACTCCACGTAAACTCCTTGCTTGGCAAGCTCCTTGCAGACTTGAAGGGCAAAGCCAGCTCCCAAGGAGTGCCCAGTAACACAAACATTGGCACTGCCAAACTTCTCAACTGCTGTCTTCAGCGCTGCTAAAGCACCAACATATCTCACCGAACCTTTGAGGCTCTCCCACACCAAGAAACGAAGATCATCCTGCAGGTCCCTCTTCATGGTTGGTTTCTGCAGCAGTGTTCCTCTGAGAGCTAAAACAGCCCTGGGTGCACCACTTGGTCTTATGAGGATGAAGTCAGACAAGGCAGAAGAACGATCCCACTCCAGCACAGCGCCATAGATGGAACCATCTCTCTCATCCACCAATGTCTGCGTGACCTTGTACTTGAAGGGCTTCCACCATTTTGGAGCAAGGCCATCCTCTTCCCCTTTCTGATCTTGCCTGTCCAGTTCAAGCAGGTAGACTGCTTGAATGAAGCAGGCCATCACCATTCTTTTGTAATTTGGGTCCTTCCTACAAGTCAATTTAAAGCAATAATGTTAGCATAAAAAGTTGCAGATACATACAAGGGTACAGTGAATAGAAGTCAGGAAAAAGAAGTAAAAGTTGGGTCTTTCAAGTGGGTACAGCGAATAGAAGTCAATTTCAAGTGGGTTCTTTCACATTTTCCCCTTTATTCTGagaatttttaatatttttaatcaATACTATTAATAAAAAGCTGGCTATTTAATCAAAAGGATTATATTTTAAATCTAGTTGAGGGCAAAtggggttaaaataaaaaaaaatcttatatgTCATTATCTTGTTGATATGGCCTTTTTATCTTGTTGACAGGAAACCTTCGATACACCTCCCTTTCTTGTATTTGGTTGATTGTGAAACCTCTTGTCCCCAGGCAATTATATGAGCATTTCCCCTGTGGTCTGGAAACTATGACCCCACCTTGTAATGGCATTGCCTACAGGGGGCTCTTGATATGAACCTTCACAGTTGCTTGCGCTGATCTAACCCACAAAATTGAGTACTCCCATTTTTATTCAATGACAACTAGCAAAATTGAGCAATGCGCATAGACTTAAGTCTTAACCATGAGGTAATGGCCAGAAAACAGCCAGACGCAGCTATACAACAAAAGCGTGTGCACAGAAAGCGTGTTTTATACTAGGAAGGCACTAGCCCACGGACAGAACACGTTGGTTACAGGAATACTTTTCCACTTCTCCTTACTttcttgttcctgatttcctcCAATAAGGTCTCAGGAAACTTGAGTCTTGAGCCTATGCCCACTCTGCTCATTGCTTTATTGTTTCCTGAGCATTccctttgtttctttttctcacCTATAAGTTAACCTTGCTTGTAGGAATAGTAACCTATTCGGCTACTCCAATAACATCACGCTAAGGGCAAAATGGAAAATTAAGGCAAAACCCTCAAAAATGGTTTACCAAACTGCAAATGGTGGCAAATCGCCAGAAACGTTATCTGGCCCCTATAAAAGGTGCGGTGATTTCAGTATATCAAACCATGGAACAAGATACTCGGAATCACAATGTAGCTGCTTGAAAGGGCAATCGATTTGGCCGCACGCTTTAATCCAACAAAGATGACGCCTCCCATCTGAATGACCAAATTCAAGCCACTTCGTTCTAATTCAACCGCGAAAAGCGGAGGAGCGTCGAGCAACCCGGGTCAGCATTCGTTATCCCCTCCCGATCTAAGCCAAGCGGCGGCCGCAAATCAAGGTGCCCGCTGCAACACCAAGCGGTGCCCCATGGTCCCACCGAAACCAAATCCCACAGGAAAACCCACAGAAACATCTGCATCCCATGAAGGAAAACACAAACTAAGATTGCAAATAAACGGGATTACCAGCTCGATCTGATGATCTCCTTCCAGTTAGGCGGCGGCAGGTTGCGCGGCCCGGACACGTGGAAATCGTAGGGGtggccctccgcctccgcgtccgccgcggccaccaccacggcccctccgccgcagcctcctccctccacctccaccaccaccacctcctcctccccctcctcaaCCGCCTTCAactccgccgccgacgccgtggGCGCGGGGGACAAGTCGATCGGCATCGCGGCGGCGCAAGCCATGCGCCCCGGCCCGTCCCCGTGCTCGCGGCGCCGGGCGGGGATCGCCGGATGGAGAGCGCGTGCGCGCAGGGGGGTCGGCAACGGTCGGGCCGGCGTGGGTGCGGGGAATGCCGAGTGCGCGAGCGCGACGATTCCTGGGTACCAGGTGCGCGAGCGCGGCGGTGGGGTATTTGGGATCTCAGGAAGGGGACAGCGCCCAACGGTCATGTTTGGCAGGGGGAGCGGCAACTGGGGGGTTTTATTACGGCAGGGTCAGAGACTCAAGAGCTGGTGTGGCTTGAGCGTGTTGGCAATGAGTATGCTTTCCTTGTTGGCTGGTGGTCTTCTTCTTCGGGTTCTGATTGTCCAACTGTGGTTTGGAATTTTGCATGTATGCGGTTGTTTCTGGATACGGTCATCTAACGGGAGCATGTTactattggaaaaaaaaatataaggatTTTACTCGAGAGAAAATGATTTTGGAGGTGACACAATCTTATATGCTTTTACTACCAAGTGAATCTTGCTCAAACCTTTCTAAAGCTAGAGTGTAAATGTTTCTTACTTTCATACATGTAGCAGAACTTTTTGATAGGTGTCTTATGTTGACACTATGTGCCATTTTCAATGGTCAAAAATGCTATGGCATCCATTATATCTTAGTAGAAAAGATATCTTTTATGCACGGGCAACTTCCCAACTTAAATTCTAAATTTTATAAAATGTATATTAAAGTACATAAATCGCACAGGATGAACAACCATAAAACCATCATTCATTTCGGTTTCCTTCTCAAGCTTATTTGCCCTCAAATTAAAAAGATGCATTAAGAAAATCATGCCAAAACATATTTTACTTGCCAAACGCATGCTTTAATTAATGTTTTTTGGATTATTTGTTGTTGCATTAAATAATTTCATAATAGTTTAGTGTCTTTATTTTTAGATTTTACGTGAACCTTTTCTGAACTAAAATTTTTCGTGCAGATCATAACATTATTTTATTACTTATAATAGTTtctattttgaaaaatatttcatCATGAAGTGGAAGTATTTTCTAAAAGATATATTTTATGAAACAAACCACATATTTATATAATAATTTAATTTAAcctagaatatttttttttcaagatgggATATTTTCTTGTGAAGtgaaattattttttctctATTAGAATATTTTTATTTGGTTCAAACATTTCCATGGTGCTCAGAGGAATTCTATTTTCCTTTGAAtagttaatatttttttattgaagTATTTCATTGTCAAGGTGAAATTTTTTACAAATTGTACTTTagaaataaattaaaatatttctagattttttttcctgcgAAAGGGTcgctagcctagtggttagagtaCCTCAGTAGTACCCATCAGGTCCGGGTTCGACTCCCTGTGGGACCGAATTAAATgggtttggaataaaaaattataaagaaaTAGGTAGAGGCTTCCTATGCTgactttgttaaaaaaaatatgagatATTTTTCCATGAATCTATAATATTAATATGTTCAATTTAATCTATGAAAATCAAAAGctctattattattattttctacAACTATATGCATTCCTTTTAATTTATTGTGCAGGTgtaacattttttatttttatgcgTATTTAAGCTAAAATTTAtactttagtttatttcttgttttcattgaagaaactaataaacagaaaagaaaaggaattaaAACAAATAACTTCCATGCAAATGAGCACAATGTTGGGTTGTATACTTGTATTATAGCATGAAAAAGATACAAAAAATATACCTAGCGGAAGAGAGAGAATCAAAGCACAAGCCATTCTTAACACTTGTTTTTTCACATAGTATTGTAAGCTGGCTGTCATCATCCACTTCTGTAGTTGCTAAGGTTCTGTTTGGATCCAcctaactaaaatttagctaaaGTTatctagctaaactttagctagttAAAAGAAAGCTTTAGCTAGGGATGTTTGGATCTCTAGCTAAATGGTAGTTGAAAAGGTATTTGTCTATCCTATCCCTCACTCCCACTTTAAATACTTTTTTCAAGGAAGGTGGATGGGCAATTTGGTCTTTTATCACTTTAGCTGGCTGGGTTTAGCTGGGTTCAACTAGCTAAAGAAATCTTTAACCAGCTAAAATTTACCTGGGTCCTATTCTTTAACCAGTTAAAATTTAGCTGGGTCCTATTTGGATCCATATCAACTAAATTTAACCTAATAAAATTTAGTTGGTAGATTCAAATAGGACCTAAGATAAAAATATAGCGCAATATAAAATTGCTTCTCGTCTCTACACAATAATTTAGTGATATTTATATGACAATCTTATATGCAAAACAGTATGATATACTTGTACTATGCAATGGGAGGAGTTTTAAGAAAGGAAAATCTTGTCCCTTACAACACAGGCCTaactgccaagtgccaaccagCCCAATAGGCCTCACCTGGCGGACTTATCTTCGACTGCAAGGAGGCTAGTTTTCGAGCCCGACGGTTTGTTATTACTTATTACCAATAACCCTCCAACAAAacagctgcaagcctgcaacgcTCCCGGACCCGGACCCCCCGCCCGGATCCATCCTTCCTCCCCACCCATTGACCCAATCAATCCTTCTCTCCCCCGACTCCGGCCGGACTCCACGCCGCCCCACGAtggcccgccgcccccgcaaGCGCCGGCGCCGTAACGCTGCGGCCGGGGTGGGTCCCGACTGCTTTTCCAACCTCAACGAGGACCTCCTCCGCTACATCCTCTCCCGCCTGTCCAcccgctccgccgccacgcTTGCCGCCGTGTCCCGCCACTTCCGCAAGGAGATCCCCCGGCTCCTCGAGCGCGTCGACTCGCTCACCCTCAACGAGCCCGACATCCCGGCCAACGGGCCCCACATCCAGATCCTGCGGGCCACCCCGCcgatcctcctccgccgcctcgccctcgccccGCACCGCGCCATCCCGCCCTCGGCCTTCCGCCGGGTCCTCAACGACGTCGCCCAGCACGGCGTCTCCGAGCTCTCCTTccgcctcgcgcgccgcgcgcgggtgCCCAAGAACGTGCTCTCCCTGAAATCCCTCTCCGTGCTCTCCCTCGATACCTGCGCCGTGCCCCCGTGGTCCGACGTCGCGTGCCCCTGCCTCCGCACGCTCAGGCTCCACCGCGTAGCCATCCACCAGGAGGTCATCAACAAAATTCTCGCCTCCGCGTCATGCCTGGACACGCTCGAGATGGTGTACTGCACGGGGCTCGGTACGGGCAAGGCCGGCAGCTGCACGGTGGAGTCGTCCTCCGTCAGGAACCTCGTGTTCAGGCCGACGCTGAAGCTAGAGCAGATCACAATTAGAGCGCCAGCGCTGAGGACGGTGACGCTGTACACGCGGGGTAAGGTGAAGAGACTGGAGCTGGTGCCTGCGCCGGATGTCAGGAAGGCTTACCTTCACATCGCCAAACCACGGACAGTAATGGAGTCATTCAGGGTTCGGCCGTTCCTGGATGCTGGTGTGAGGCTGGAGTGCCTCACGCTTAGAGGCCACGCTATCAAGGTAAGCTCGATTTCTTGCATTGTAGCATAGTTCACTAGCTGCTAGCTGATTCAAGTTGTGTGCGATGTTTGGGTAGCAGCTATGAAGTATGATTCTGTTCATGGTATGGCAGTAGAGATTGATGGAAGCATACGTTTGGTCTTTACATACCATCAGTCATAGGCAGAAGTTTGAAGAATCATCGTAAGAGTTCAGACCTTAATCAATTAGACATGGTCGTTATTGAAAACTTACTTATATGAAGGACAAATCATTCAATCTTGAGCCTTAGAGTAGGATTGACATATCATAATTTTGTGATTGCACAAAATTATTTTAGTGATAACTGTTATATTGCTGAATTGATGCTTAAGTACCATCAAAATGCATGATGCTAATGTGTTGTGTGGTTGAGTTAtatgcctatatatatatatatatatatatatatatatatatatatatatatatatatataaaactaGAAGCCTGCCCCGCAAAAAGTACTCATTAGTCGGTCCTTGCAGGCCCACCTTGTAGCTTGTGGATTATTAGTGGGTTTGAGGGAAGGAATCCCGGCGGACATGGCAGTAAAGCACCGTTCACGAGACCATCAAGGACCTACAGACACAGCAAAATCCTAGATTGGGAGGGTCGAGTGCCGCTGGTTGCCATTACAGCTGATCCTTCGTCGCTCCCCCACTGCCGTTTCCTCTCCTTCAAGAAGACCGAGACATCTGCGCCAGTGTCTGCAGCATTTGTCTCCGTCAAGCCCTAATCGTCCCAACCCACAGCCTCTCCATCTAGCCAGTTGCATCAACTGGCAGCGGACATAGCAGCACCACGTGCCTGATGGCATTCCTCGCCGTCGCTTGGCAGCAGAGAGTGAGATGGCAAATGTGGATGCAGAGCCATGACTGAATACCTTATGGCATTTGTAATGGCTTTGGCTGTGATTATTCAATGGGACTGATAGATTTTGCGGGTCCTTGTGGCTTTGGTGGGCTTAAACACCAAACCAAAAACTATGCTTGCTAATTGCTTGCAGTTAGAGGCAGATGTGATTGCATGAAAACCCCTGGCAGCCAGTTTACATGGGTTGCGGCTGTCCACGGCACGGCGGCACGCCCTATACCTGCATCGCTAATTAAAACCTCTAAATATTAAATATTGTAGATGCTATGGAGATTCTATGGAAACAAGGGGCTCCACAGCGAATGGCTGTAGCATACGATTATAGTGTTTATGTGGAAGAATTGTTGAGGCAACATTTTAGTTTGTAATGTCTTGTCTGTGGCTCTGTCTGTCTTGGCAAAACACGGTGAATCATAGTGTTTATATCGTGAAATTATCAAATTAAGTAGGCATGCAAGGCAGAAACATGGTTGCAAGACTTGCTTCTAGGAAGGACAGAGAATATAACCTTGAGCTTACACAGTACAATTGATATCTCCTAATTTCTTGGTTGCAATGGAGTAGATGCTTAATTGGTGTCAAAATATGCATCTCTGGTAAGGTAGCATGCTTCATTGTGATTAGGCATGGAAAAGGTTCAAATTGTTAAACTTTTTGCAATGCAGTGTAGATTCTGGCACAACGAGAAGTAGTGTAGGAAATATGAAGTGCACACGGTTCTTATGGCTGTTAAGGATTTATGTTAATATGTTGGATgtcttgattttttttgcagGTGTTATCATCTGAATATGAAGATATTCCGAAGTTGACTGTCATGTTTCAAGACTTGAGGATACTATCAGTGAGCTTAGATCTCTCAAGTGTACAAGAAACTGGTTTCATGCTGAAGCTGCTTGAGAGTTGCCCTAACCTACAGAAATTTAGTCTTTCGGTACCTAATATCACCTTTCTTGTTCACATAGCACCTCAACATCTCATATTTCATTGTGCGGTTATCGCTAACATGCCTTCCTTATGTGTACTAGGCTGCTAAAACATACAAGGCTTTGCCCTCTTCCACCAATCTCAAGGAGAGGCTGGCGAGTATATCTTGTCTGACTAGCTTGGTGCAGTTCAAGTTTTGTGGGTTCAAGCCTcaagaatttcagaatgaacTGATGGTTTTTCTACTAACCCGAGGGAAGAAGCTCAAGAAGGTCGGGGTGGAGTTCGATAAGAGCCAAGTAGATGCTGTGAAGATGATTCTTTCAGTTAGGAGAGCACACATTGAGAGGATATC
This window encodes:
- the LOC101777048 gene encoding uncharacterized protein LOC101777048, translating into MGVSTTDLSAPTRSVNLSGCMATASSSTSSSSTTTWPRADKHRGAAAVVRRAQLVLSRDAGWCGLRAWRRLIRRLAQETKCICSSPTAATGRPITFGYDAASYAKNFDDGRSPAPRCAAPVIVVASAVDDSRGS
- the LOC101777464 gene encoding GDSL esterase/lipase At4g10955, which codes for MTVGRCPLPEIPNTPPPRSRTWYPGIVALAHSAFPAPTPARPLPTPLRARALHPAIPARRREHGDGPGRMACAAAMPIDLSPAPTASAAELKAVEEGEEEVVVVEVEGGGCGGGAVVVAAADAEAEGHPYDFHVSGPRNLPPPNWKEIIRSSWKDPNYKRMVMACFIQAVYLLELDRQDQKGEEDGLAPKWWKPFKYKVTQTLVDERDGSIYGAVLEWDRSSALSDFILIRPSGAPRAVLALRGTLLQKPTMKRDLQDDLRFLVWESLKGSVRYVGALAALKTAVEKFGSANVCVTGHSLGAGFALQVCKELAKQGVYVECHLFNPPSVSLAMGVRSMSEKASYLWKKVKASLPMKEEATTPLESAKEEASDKKRLRTEKKWVPHLYVNNSDYICCYYNAPSCPSTTADDASDEQQQQHKASEIAGDVVAKLFVTSKGPQKFLEAHGLQQWWSDGMELQLALYDSKLINRQLKSIYTAAAVPSPVKS
- the LOC101778549 gene encoding uncharacterized protein LOC101778549 — protein: MARRPRKRRRRNAAAGVGPDCFSNLNEDLLRYILSRLSTRSAATLAAVSRHFRKEIPRLLERVDSLTLNEPDIPANGPHIQILRATPPILLRRLALAPHRAIPPSAFRRVLNDVAQHGVSELSFRLARRARVPKNVLSLKSLSVLSLDTCAVPPWSDVACPCLRTLRLHRVAIHQEVINKILASASCLDTLEMVYCTGLGTGKAGSCTVESSSVRNLVFRPTLKLEQITIRAPALRTVTLYTRGKVKRLELVPAPDVRKAYLHIAKPRTVMESFRVRPFLDAGVRLECLTLRGHAIKVLSSEYEDIPKLTVMFQDLRILSVSLDLSSVQETGFMLKLLESCPNLQKFSLSAAKTYKALPSSTNLKERLASISCLTSLVQFKFCGFKPQEFQNELMVFLLTRGKKLKKVGVEFDKSQVDAVKMILSVRRAHIERISTKYASHHMEMEFF